A genomic region of Oncorhynchus mykiss isolate Arlee chromosome 2, USDA_OmykA_1.1, whole genome shotgun sequence contains the following coding sequences:
- the LOC110536732 gene encoding brain-specific angiogenesis inhibitor 1-associated protein 2 produces the protein MSRSDEVNKMTENVYKGILDQFNPSLKNFVTMGKHYEKALTGVTVAAKGYFDGLVKLGELASDSQGSKELGDTLFQMAEVHRQIQVQLEDVLKLFHSELLSQLEQKLELDIKYLTATLKKYQSERKSKSESIECCQSQLKKLRRKSQGSRHPNKYGDREMQYVELMSRRQAELDTLVAVGYRSALTEERRRYCFLVDRQCSVTKLLINYHCKVRELLSQKLSSWQQSCSQPTRLPERALNLLRHTAPQGSGASGIAELLRHAKLGAAQPEQRLSVQEVPPLLNGGSKQQRPIPSSSQSDISPPQHSPGPQTFRSLAATGGAIGGSGAGSPQQISTPISVSASPNANNNTSANAITTANTPITSSTSSTVGSSQAQQTSLLLATSTSSLSPSLIPSTVLSLSQGSPSYSSLQGLALPLSLSAPHSPPLPHSAPLSRAITPSLHHQGVQGGGNTALRSHNPMLMKAAEMYGTSTLPLPRKPVSEARVGGFMGSTLPRDRVLPLSSPSRVEAIFAHAPGGSEGSGVGGACLLHFLPGDALSLLISEPRDGWHYGQNERTGRKGWFPFSYTQPYPNTLDPLDSSSPLLSKVNSTSTGQLDKLVSPGLPALTPESEEERSFPPQRVSTFRPRPYSMADSNQVSLRPKVRGEGVEWAGPPDRPALSMLMQELSSDFASPPPSPTWTNPFAHVRLRKTVTNDRSAPIIE, from the exons ATGTCTCGTTCAGACGAGGTCAACAAGATGACAGAAAACGTGTATAAG GGGATTCTGGACCAGTTCAACCCCAGTCTGAAGAACTTTGTGACCATGGGGAAACACTATGAGAAAGCCCTgacag GAGTGACGGTAGCAGCCAAGGGATACTTCGATGGTCTGGTCAAACTGGGAGAACTGGCCAGCGACAGCCAAGGGTCCAAAGAACTGG GAGACACGTTATTCCAGATGGCCGAGGTGCACAGGCAGATTCAGGTTCAACTGGAGGACGTG TTGAAGCTGTTCCATTCTGAGCTGCTGTCCCAGTTGGAGCAAAAGCTGGAGTTGGACATTAAATATCTTACC GCCACGTTGAAGAAATATCAGAGTGAGCGCAAGTCGAAGTCGGAATCTATCGAGTGCTGCCAATCACAGCTCAAGAAGCTGCGCAGGAAGAGCCAGGGCAGTCGCCACCCCAACAAGTATGGAGATAGGGAGATGCAG TATGTGGAGCTAATGAGTCGTCGTCAGGCTGAGCTGGACACGCTGGTTGCTGTGGGTTACCGCTCAGCgctgacggaggagaggagacgataCTGCTTCCTTGTGGACCGCCAGTGTTCAGTCACCAAGCTGCTCATCAACTACCACtgcaag GTGAGAGAGCTCCTGTCACAGAAGCTGTCCTCATGGCAACAGTCATGCTCCCAGCCAACCAGACTACCTGAACGGGCGCTCAACCTGCTGCGTCACACCGCCCCTCAGGGCTCTGGGGCATCTGGGATAGCTGAGCTCCTCCGACATGCCAAGCTGGGCGCTGCACAGCCAGAACAG AGGCTGTCAGTACAGGAGGTGCCTCCCTTGTTGAATGGTGGCTCCAAGCAGCAGAGACCCATCCCCTCTTCTTCCCAGAGTGACATCTCCCCTCCCCAACATTCCCCCGGACCCCAGACCTTCCGCTCCCTCGCTGCCACTGGAGGGGCTATTGGAGGGAGTGGGGCAGGCTCCCCTCAGCAGATCAGCACGCCTATTAGTGTCTCAGCTAGCCCCAATGCTAACAACAACACAAGTGCTAATGCTATCACTACTGCTAACACTCCCATCACTTCATCCACCTCCTCCACGGTTGGCTCCAGCCAAGCCCAGCAGACCTCTCTTCTCCTGGCCACCAGCACCTCCAGCCTTTCTCCTAGTCTGATCCCCTCCACTGTGCTTTCTCTCAGCCAGGGCTCCCCATCCTACTCCTCCCTACAGGGCCTGGCCCTGCCGTTGTCCCTCAGTGCCCCTCACAGTCCTCCACTACCCCACAGTGCACCTCTTTCCAGAGCCATAACCCCCTCGCTGCATCACCAGGGAGTGCAAGGAGGAGGGAACACAGCATTGCGGTCCCATAATCCCATGCTGATGAAGGCAGCAGAGATGTATGGAACGTCTACACTGCCGTTGCCAAGGAAACCAGTCAGCGAGGCCCGGGTGGGAGGGTTTATGG GTTCCACTCTGCCCAGAGACcgagttctccctctctccagcccgTCTCGTGTGGAAGCCATATTTGCCCACGCTCCTGGGGGTTCAGAGGGCAGTGGAGTGGGCGGGGCCTGCTTACTTCACTTCCTGCCAGGCGACGCTCTCAGCCTCCTCATCTCTGAGCCCAGAGACGGGTGGCACTATGGTCAGAACGAACGGACGGGACG GAAAGGCTGGTTCCCTTTCTCCTACACTCAACCCTACCCAAACACCTTGGATCCCCTCGACAGCAG CTCCCCGCTCCTCTCTAAGGTCAACAGTACCAGTACGGGTCAGTTAGACAAGCTGGTCTCCCctggcctgcctgccctgacccctgagtcTGAGGAGGAGCGCTCGTTCCCCCCTCAGAGGGTCAGCACCTTCCGCCCGCGCCCATACAGCATGGCCGACTCCAACCAGGTCAGCCTGAGGCCGAAGGTCAGAGGTGAAGGGGTAGAGTGGGCAGGGCCCCCTGACCGACCGGCTCTGTCAATGCTGATGCAAGAG CTCTCGTCAGACTTcgcctctcctccaccctccccaacCTG GACCAACCCATTTGCCCATGTCCGGCTCAGAAAGACGGTGACCAACGATCGCTCTGCACCCATCATCGAATAG
- the LOC110536756 gene encoding NADH dehydrogenase [ubiquinone] 1 alpha subcomplex subunit 3: protein MAGIGAFLKNAWNKEPVVLAACAIGLLAVTVPLVSPLTKYSGMMNAAVPYNYPVPVRNNGKMDDVPSHPCDPKGPNLDWIKSL, encoded by the exons ATGGCAG GAATTGGAGCTTTCCTGAAGAATGCATGGAATAAGGAGCCAGTGGTATTGGCCGCCTGTGCAATTGGACTTCTCG CCGTTACTGTTCCATTAGTGAGTCCCTTAACGAAGTACTCGGGCATGATGAATGCAGCTGTGCCATACAACTACCCAG tccctgTGCGAAACAATGGCAAGATGGACGATGTCCCCAGCCACCCTTGTGACCCTAAAGGACCAAACCTGGACTGGATTAAAAGCCTGTAA
- the LOC110536755 gene encoding TCF3 fusion partner homolog, translated as MDRMMEDFSGLALPPLFGGHILEAELEPGGVELGPGEVELGPGVSELLEGRGQGSGARPEQQQEEMRELEKRKYLALIKRCKEIEQVNEKILGRLHQVQRLTRRMKKERRFLMKTLDAHGDDYRNAQLTISLEEESGAHLDIGPGVEDDGLNDLPSSSPSVPFQSTVGSKKKRHRVPKQEKDPQTEADLSMLAETQFSDFPSPTALSH; from the exons ATGGATCGG ATGATGGAGGATTTCTCCGGCCTGGCCCTGCCGCCTCTCTTTGGGGGCCACATCCTGGAAGCAGAGCTGGAGCCAGGTGGGGTGGAACTGGGCCCAGGGGAG GTAGAGCTTGGCCCTGGGGTCAGTGAGTTGCTAGAGGGCAGAGGTCAAGGGTCAGGAGCAAGGCcagagcagcagcaggaggagatgagagaattGGAGAAGAGGAAGTACCTGGCTTTGATCAAGAGGTGTAAGGAGATCGAACAG GTGAATGAGAAGATCCTTGGTCGCCTTCACCAGGTACAAAGACTAACACGTCGcatgaagaaagagagaag GTTCCTAATGAAGACCCTCGATGCCCATGGAGATGACTATAGAAATGCACAGCTCACCATATCGCTTGAG GAAGAGTCTGGTGCCCATTTAGACATCGGCCCTGGAGTAGAAGATGATGGGCTGAATGACCTTCCTAgctcctccccctctgtcccttTCCAATCCACAGTGGGATCCAAGAAGAAGAGGCATCGAGTTCCAAAACAGGAGAAAGACCCACAG ACTGAAGCAGACCTCTCCATGTTGGCAGAGACGCAGTTCAGTGACTTTCCCAGCCCAACCGCTTTGTCTCACTGA